In Anaerolineales bacterium, one DNA window encodes the following:
- a CDS encoding tyrosine-type recombinase/integrase — protein sequence MTDTSNISITISAVIRNYLDMVERSRSKHTMLAYKNAMRIFHQVLVEKSLEPDSTPIQKLTEDLISPMADYLKVFAPATEQLYLQAVKGFLLYVDSERLANINQSRVTVLIRQRSRRPGIRYPQFPAEDIDTLLGKAKRVENLLMNASDVDEFINVKLRAYRDRAFLLTLADTGFRVHEACNLRRGDIDWNEQRALIIGKGDKQAVVRFTSRSLQAIQEYLAQRAALDGNSGRQLSSLPLFARHDKGAGKKVKPITPATGRNIVKERVLQFLGREMAGKITPHSFRHYFVTSVLRGTGNLRIAQELARHKNIQVTQRYTHLSNDELDKAYYEVFEKRQSDQSGE from the coding sequence ATGACAGATACATCCAACATTTCCATCACCATTTCTGCTGTGATAAGGAATTATCTGGACATGGTGGAACGCTCCCGCAGCAAACATACCATGCTTGCGTACAAGAATGCCATGCGCATCTTCCACCAAGTGTTGGTGGAAAAGTCGCTGGAGCCCGACTCCACACCCATCCAAAAACTCACAGAAGACCTGATCTCGCCCATGGCGGACTATCTAAAAGTCTTCGCCCCCGCCACCGAGCAACTCTATTTGCAGGCTGTCAAGGGGTTCCTGCTGTATGTGGATTCTGAGCGTCTGGCAAATATCAACCAATCGCGTGTGACGGTGCTTATCAGGCAACGCTCACGCCGCCCCGGAATACGCTATCCACAGTTCCCCGCAGAGGACATTGATACGCTGTTAGGGAAGGCTAAACGCGTTGAAAACCTGCTCATGAACGCCAGTGACGTGGATGAGTTCATAAACGTTAAGCTACGCGCATACCGCGACCGTGCCTTTTTGCTTACTCTGGCAGATACAGGCTTTCGTGTCCATGAAGCCTGCAACCTTCGGCGCGGCGATATCGACTGGAACGAACAGCGCGCCCTCATTATTGGTAAAGGCGACAAGCAGGCTGTGGTCCGCTTTACATCGCGTTCCCTGCAAGCCATCCAGGAGTATCTCGCCCAACGCGCCGCACTCGATGGAAATTCAGGCAGGCAATTGAGCTCCCTGCCTCTCTTTGCCCGCCACGATAAAGGCGCCGGCAAAAAGGTCAAGCCAATCACGCCTGCCACCGGCCGCAACATCGTCAAGGAACGAGTGCTGCAATTTTTAGGCAGGGAGATGGCCGGCAAGATCACCCCGCACTCCTTCCGCCATTATTTTGTCACGTCCGTGCTGCGCGGTACTGGAAATTTAAGGATTGCGCAGGAACTTGCACGGCACAAAAATATTCAAGTTACACAACGATATACCCATCTTTCGAACGATGAGCTGGACA